In the genome of Arachis stenosperma cultivar V10309 chromosome 2, arast.V10309.gnm1.PFL2, whole genome shotgun sequence, the window cttggtccgaattctataaaattggtaccgaaattctcgtctcagtctcctctatcacatttagccataaaaatcacattttaggctttctagaataaattctcatttatgagttaattagccattaattaaccgggttttacaacATGTGTTGCAATGGAGAAAAAGTCTCTTTGCCCCAAGTAAATGCTCCTcagaaattacttgaaatcTTCTTAGACCCTTCTGCAGAAGGAAATCATTTCAGGAAACACATTCGTAGTTACAATCTTGTTTTTTCATTCACTTCGTGCGGTGTACACATAGACGAACAATTAGCTACAGTATGTCATGGTATATATACATTCCATGCTCAAGGATCAATGTACCACAGTATAGGGGGATTTCATCCGGATCAAGGGGCGTGACCACGCTTCTTGTAACTGTATATATACGATACTGAGCACGAGTTACAAAATAGAATGCTGGAGAACACACAACTGCACGAAAGTTTGGTTTTGAAGCTACAACAATTGTTGCACCGATATAATCATTAATCATTTTATCCATGTATTCCGCCATCTTGCACAACGACTAGATGTGCAAGAGTGTAGTTTGGTGATCAGAGAGCGACCTGCTAATCAACCACAATACAGTCTCCCAACTGCTTCACAAGTGGCAGCCATAATAGTCGGTGATGACATTGAAACAATGGTGCGCGGACGAGATATCAAGGTTCAAACTCATGCTGGTAACCTCAGAAGGATTTAGGAGTTTGTTGGGTATTATGATCTACTACAATATCCTCTTCTTTTTCCATTTGGAACCCATGTATGAGATATAAATACTCGAACTCAACGTGGAAACAAAGTATCATACCAGATATATTATAGCTATATGCTCTAGGTACAATCTTCTATATTTGCTACATCATTTATAGACTTTCGTAGATGATAGTTTGTACCAATACATCATTTCATAATTTCTAACAATTTTCTATAATCCTCAATATTCGTAAATCCGCCCCAATGATCACTCAACAGTTTTGCAAGCGGGGCGACTTCTTCAACAATATGTTGTTGACAACTTTGTGAAAATGGAAACAGACAAGTTAAGATGGGTTCGACAAAGACAAAAGGAACTTCGAGCTGAACTGTATCAAGGCTTACAAGATGCTTTGCACACAGGAGAGAATAATGCTGgtaattattcaatttaatgGCCACACGATTGATTATTACGTGTTCCTGAATTTAAACTTTAAAACTAATAATACTTTCCTCTAAAATTGGTTTTAGAAAATGTTGGCAGAAGAACGATATTACCATCGTCATTCGTGGGTAGTCATCGAGACATGACTCAACGGTACGAGGATGAAATGGCTATTGTTCTTAAAGAAGGCAAACCGAATATTTTTCTAACTATGACATGCAATCCATCATGGTCAGAAATAGCTTCGGAACTCAGTCCTACTCAAACTCTACAGGATCGTCCGGATCTAACAACTAGGATTTTCGGAGCCAAGTTCGAACAATTAAAGTAGGATGTTATTACCAACGGTGTATTAGGAAAGGTGAAAAGTTATATTTATGTCACCGAATTTCAGAAAAGAGGATTGCCGCACGTACATATGTTGTTAATCTTAGAAAACAATGACAAGTTGAGTGATCCTGACCAATATGATAGTTTGGTTTGAGCGAAAATACCATGTAAAGAAACAGAACCCCACTTACATGAGGCAGTGTTAAGGCATATGGTCCATGGTCCTTGTGGAACACTAAATCAATCTTCACCATGCATGAAGAAAGGTCAATGTAAACATAACTACCCAAAAGAGTTTGTACTAGAGACACGACGAGGTGATGACTCATATCCTCAATATAGGAGGCGATTTGATACTCCAATCCCTATAAACCAAAATGTCACAATTGACAATAGATGGGTGGTTTCGTACAACCCTTGACTACTACTGAAGTATGATTGTCATATCAATGTAGAGATATGTAGCAGTATCAAGAGCATAAAATATCTATACAAGTATTGCTATAAGGGACCAGACCATGTGGCAATGGAGGTTCACAGAAGTTCTCATTATGATGAGGTGAAACAGTTTATTGATGCAAGATGGATTGCCGCTTCAGAAGCATGCTGGAGGATATTTAGATTCAACCTTTACCGAATGTACCATCAGTTGAAAGGTTGCAAGTTCATTTGCCAAATCAACATCAAGTGAGCTTTTATGAGCACCAAACTATTTCTGAAATAGTTAATAATGAATATTTCTCAAGAACAATGCTCACTGAATTCTTCCAACTTAATCGGGGCGATGACCAACAATCTAGGCATCTTTTGTACAAGAAAATCCCAGAATATTACAGTTGGCACAGCAAGGAAAAAGAATGGCGTCGACGTAAGTCACAAAAGAGAGCTATCGGTCGGATCTATACCGTTTCACCAACAGAAGGTGAAAAATTCTATTTGTGTATTCTGTTGTCAAATGTAAGAGGCCCAACTGGTTGGGATGATTTGCTAACAGTCGATGGTATCCAATATTCGTCCTTTAAGCAATCCGCTCAGCATCGAGGACTGTTGGAGAGTGATAGTAGCATAAGATCATGTTTGGTTGAGGCATCCATTTTGAGAATACCATGTGCTTTAAGAAGGTTGTTTGCcaccattttaattttttgtgagCCAACAGATGTAAGAAGTCTGTGGGACGAGTTTCTTTCATGTATGGTGGATGATTACGCATCAACAAGCACTACAACCTGCAATGGGTTGACAAATCGTTTGCTTAGGGATTTAAATGACATCCTCCTACAGCATGAAAAACATATTGCACAATACGATTTACCAGCTCTAACCTCAAACAACGACAACTTCATGCCTAGAATTATTCAAGAAGAAATATCCATCGAAGTTCCTCAAGAAGACCTGTGTTCTATATAAAGATTGAATCATGACCAGTCTGCAGCTTTCAGATGCATTATGAATACAATTGATCGAAGAGAAAGTGGAGTGTTTTTTGTGGATGGATCAGGAGGAGCAGGTAAGACATTTCTTTACAGAGCTATAATTGCAGACTTAAGAAGTAAAGGGCATATTGTCTTGGTAACTGCATCCTCAAGAATAGCTGCAACTCTGGTGGTCGAACAGCTCATTCTAGATTTAAGATCCCAATCAATGCAGAGCCATCCTCCACGTGCAATATAAGTAAACAATCTAATCTAGCAAAACTGATTAGGCAGACGACAGCGATAATTTGGGATGAAGCGCCGATGGCTAATAAAGAGACAATGGAATCATTGGACCGCACATTGCGAGACATCTTAGAAAACAATAATCCATTTGGAGGGAAAGTGATGGTTTTGGAAGGGGATTTTCGCCAAGTACTACCTGTTGTGCCGAAAGGAAGTAAGTCGCAAATGATTTCAGCTTCTATTGTTAAATCACATTTGTGGGCATTCACCAAAATTCTCCACTTGCGACAAAATATGTGATCTCTTAATGATCGTGATTTTGCGGAGTATCTTATGCGTATAGGGGATGGGATTGAGCCTGCCGTATGTGAAGACTTGGTACAAATAGAAACACACATGGCAATACCATGGGAAGGTGAGGCATTATTACACAAATTAATAGAAGAAACCTTTCCAAATTTGCAATCTCATGGGTGGGATGCATCTTATATGGTGGAGAGAGCGATATTGACACCCAAGAATCATGATGTGCAACAGCTTAATGATATAGTCATCAACCAATTTCCGGGAGACGAACGACTTTTAGCATCCTTTGATGAAGTAGAAGGAGATACAAATAATCTGTATCAACAAGAATATCTTAACTCAATCTCCACAGGTGGATGCCACCTCATATGTTGAAGGTAAAAAAAGGTGCTCCTCTAATGTTACTAAGAAACATAGATCCTAAGACAGGCTTATGCAATGGCACAAGGCTACTGTGTCGAGgaacttttcaaaacatattaGACGTGGAAATCTTAACAGGTCATCACTCTGGAAAAAGAGTTTTTCTGCCTCGGATAAAACACAAAACAACTGAGAACTCAGGACTACCCTTTGTGCTTATAAGAAAGCAATTTCCTGTAAGGTTGAGTTTTGCcttaacaataaataaatcaCAAGGACAAACTATCCCTAAGGTAGGGATCTATCTCCTTAAACATGTGTTCAGCCATGGTCAATTATACGTTGTTCTATCTCGAAGTGTTTCTCAGTCAACCACAAAAATCTTAATCAAAGAAGGAACAGTAGATGGAAAAAGGGGACAATTCACAAAGAATGTGGTGTTCAAAGAAATTTTGTTACCTTCACCTCATGTaatttatgttcttggcaaatACGTGAACCTTTTTACAAGTATAATCCGTGTATTATGTAATTTTATCATTACAATATCAATATTGTAATAGATAGTTTTGGTCACTAATTTTAACAACTAATGACTAAGATTTTTAACAGATAACTTGATATCAAGAGGGCTCATCAGCATATTAAAAGAGATAAGGAAAAGGAACTGGAACCTCTACTTTATCCAACAGGTATG includes:
- the LOC130963225 gene encoding uncharacterized protein LOC130963225, with translation METDKLRWVRQRQKELRAELYQGLQDALHTGENNAENVGRRTILPSSFVGSHRDMTQRYEDEMAIVLKEEICSSIKSIKYLYKYCYKGPDHVAMEVHRSSHYDEVKQFIDARWIAASEACWRIFRFNLYRMYHQLKGCKFICQINIK